Proteins from a single region of Salvia miltiorrhiza cultivar Shanhuang (shh) unplaced genomic scaffold, IMPLAD_Smil_shh original_scaffold_265, whole genome shotgun sequence:
- the LOC131003723 gene encoding protein Iojap-related, mitochondrial-like: MTFSVLDQLCWPLANMQVKQKQRGAKRILLPSVVGQEGGKWIVIDSGKLIVHAVDEKARAYYNFEGLWTAKPSNIEDNQDLDKAFVKVCPKNNSKKRPQVHA; encoded by the exons atgACCTTTTCCgtcctggaccaattatgctggcccctgGCGAAtatg CAGGTTAAGCAAAAGCAGCGAGGAGCAAAGAGGATCTTGCTGCCTAGTGTGGTAGGGCAAGAGGGAGGGAAGTGGATTGTTATTGACTCTG GTAAGCTGATTGTTCATGCTGTTGATGAGAAAGCAAGAGCTTATTACAACTTTGAGGGGCTCTGGACTGCAAAACCATCAAACATAGAGGACAATCAG GATTTGGACAAGGCCTTTGTCAAGGTTTGCCCCAAGAATAACTCCAAGAAACGTCCACAAGTGCATGCATAG